A genomic window from Brassica oleracea var. oleracea cultivar TO1000 chromosome C8, BOL, whole genome shotgun sequence includes:
- the LOC106309247 gene encoding uncharacterized protein LOC106309247, which yields MDFYNKEEANRAREAAVNKFIANDFAGARKFALKALSLDPEIVGITQMVATFAMHLAAQHTINGEVDHYGVLGVHPQADEETVKKRYKKLVVILHPDKNKSIGAGEAFKLVSKACEVLSDKEKRAEYDSKRNFVVCEGRGASSSSKKGAAKGKTPKRGVKQASDDASTSSAPPAPPAPAPPAPPALDVATTSDGTFWTVCSSCTRRYEYHRIYLNQNLRCSHCRKPFIAVETAPPHSSIRKTFVEHQFDSLEWSAVTTTGTITAAHDSQAVPRESTKRSAADSPSTNPPKRRKEAVVEENAAAAASNVASSSSAPPKSSTARDFSEGELNNVLVKKSKPIIVSNLQDLITIDPETEDVNMANASHCTDPVEDDTTRTDKDLPALGALTINVPEEPDVCDFGKNRTQKSFSDNEIWASYDILAGLPRVYYMIDKVLSLDPFKLCITRLTTSRTNSGPTSSSWLGSQRTCGVFRAGDSHICFSPYSFSHKMEAVKGDQGEFLIYPRTGEVWAMYRNWPSEWNYLEGNRADKYDVVEVVEGYTEEYGVRVVPLMKVAGFSSVFRHYLGPKEIIGFSKVELAKFSHQIPSYLLTGKDAADELGGCRQLDPASTPLHLLEIVDG from the coding sequence ATGGATTTTTATAACAAGGAAGAGGCTAATAGGGCAAGAGAGGCTGCAGTGAACAAGTTTATAGCAAACGATTTCGCTGGGGCGAGGAAGTTTGCCTTGAAAGCTCTGTCCTTGGATCCCGAGATCGTTGGAATCACGCAGATGGTGGCTACTTTCGCTATGCATTTAGCTGCGCAGCACACCATAAACGGGGAGGTAGACCACTACGGCGTGCTCGGCGTACACCCCCAGGCTGACGAAGAAACAGTGAAGAAACGTTACAAAAAGTTGGTTGTGATCCTTCATCCCGACAAGAACAAGTCGATCGGAGCTGGTGAAGCCTTTAAGCTTGTTTCTAAGGCATGTGAGGTGTTGTCCGACAAAGAAAAGCGAGCTGAGTACGACTCGAAGAGGAACTTCGTGGTGTGTGAAGGAAGAGGAGCTTCGTCGTCGTCAAAAAAAGGAGCTGCTAAAGGGAAGACTCCAAAGAGAGGTGTGAAGCAAGCAAGTGATGATGCCTCTACCTCTTCTGCTCCTCCAGCTCCTCCTGCTCCTGCTCCTCCGGCTCCTCCGGCTCTTGATGTTGCTACCACTTCTGATGGAACGTTTTGGACTGTGTGCAGCAGTTGCACGAGACGATATGAGTATCATCGCATTTACTTAAACCAGAACCTCCGGTGTTCCCACTGCCGCAAGCCGTTTATAGCTGTGGAAACAGCTCCTCCGCACTCTTCCATCCGCAAGACCTTCGTCGAGCATCAGTTTGATTCCCTTGAGTGGAGTGCTGTAACGACCACTGGAACCATAACCGCTGCTCATGACTCCCAGGCTGTGCCTAGAGAGTCCACCAAAAGGTCGGCGGCTGATTCTCCATCCACAAACCCTCCAAAAAGAAGAAAGGAGGCTGTGGTGGAGGAAAATGCAGCGGCTGCTGCTTCCAACGTAGCAAGCTCTTCTTCTGCTCCTCCCAAGTCCAGCACTGCGAGAGACTTTTCTGAGGGGGAGCTGAATAACGTGCTGGTGAAGAAATCTAAACCGATAATCGTCAGTAATCTTCAAGATCTAATCACCATCGATCCTGAAACTGAGGATGTCAACATGGCCAATGCATCACACTGCACGGACCCCGTTGAGGATGATACTACTCGTACTGATAAGGACTTGCCTGCCTTGGGAGCCTTGACAATAAACGTTCCTGAAGAACCAGACGTTTGTGACTTCGGAAAGAACCGAACCCAAAAGTCTTTTAGTGACAACGAGATATGGGCTTCTTACGACATTTTAGCGGGGTTGCCTCGAGTCTACTACATGATAGACAAGGTTCTCTCCCTAGATCCATTCAAACTGTGTATCACTCGGCTAACTACTTCACGGACCAACAGCGGCCCCACGTCATCGAGCTGGCTTGGTTCACAAAGAACTTGCGGAGTCTTCAGAGCTGGGGATAGTCACATCTGCTTTTCGCCTTACAGTTTCTCGCACAAAATGGAGGCGGTGAAAGGCGATCAAGGAGAGTTTCTGATATACCCGAGGACAGGTGAGGTATGGGCTATGTATAGAAACTGGCCAAGTGAATGGAACTATCTTGAAGGAAACAGAGCGGATAAGTACGATGTGGTGGAAGTGGTTGAAGGATATACAGAGGAGTATGGTGTTAGGGTGGTTCCTTTGATGAAAGTTGCTGGTTTCAGTTCTGTGTTTCGCCATTACTTGGGTCCCAAGGAAATCATAGGCTTCTCAAAGGTTGAGTTGGCAAAATTCTCTCATCAGATACCGTCTTACTTGCTCACAGGTAAGGATGCAGCTGATGAACTCGGAGGTTGCAGGCAGCTCGACCCAGCATCAACACCGTTACATCTGCTTGAGATCGTTGATGGATAG